A genome region from Catenulispora sp. EB89 includes the following:
- a CDS encoding uracil-DNA glycosylase translates to MRELIPASWAPVLAAETEQPYFADLEAFLKNERAEHQVFPPEDEVFAALEATPYQDVKVVLIGQDPYHDDGQAHGMCFSVRPGVRIPPSLRNMYKELDTDLGIPPVKHGYLKAWADQGVLLLNTVLTVRAHEPASHKDRGWEKFTDAVIKDVSAREKPVVFVLWGAHAKKKAKLIDSSRHAIVQGAHPSPLSAKLFFGSKPFSAVNEALAGFGQEPIDWRLPESV, encoded by the coding sequence ATGCGTGAACTCATCCCCGCCTCCTGGGCGCCGGTGCTGGCTGCCGAGACCGAGCAGCCGTACTTCGCCGACCTGGAGGCTTTCCTTAAAAACGAGCGTGCCGAGCACCAGGTGTTCCCGCCCGAGGACGAGGTCTTCGCGGCGCTGGAGGCGACGCCGTATCAGGACGTGAAGGTGGTGCTGATCGGCCAGGACCCGTACCACGACGACGGCCAGGCCCACGGCATGTGCTTCTCGGTACGCCCCGGCGTCCGCATCCCGCCCTCGCTCCGGAACATGTACAAGGAGCTGGACACCGACCTGGGCATCCCGCCGGTCAAGCACGGCTACCTGAAGGCCTGGGCCGACCAGGGCGTCCTGCTGCTCAACACGGTGCTCACCGTGCGCGCGCACGAGCCGGCCTCCCACAAGGACCGCGGCTGGGAGAAGTTCACCGACGCCGTCATCAAGGACGTCTCCGCGCGCGAGAAGCCGGTGGTGTTCGTCCTGTGGGGCGCCCACGCCAAGAAGAAGGCGAAGCTGATCGACTCCTCGCGGCACGCGATCGTCCAGGGCGCGCATCCCTCGCCGCTGTCCGCGAAGCTGTTCTTCGGCTCCAAGCCGTTCTCCGCGGTGAACGAGGCCCTGGCCGGCTTCGGGCAGGAGCCGATCGACTGGCGGCTGCCCGAGAGCGTGTGA
- a CDS encoding S8 family serine peptidase encodes MTDHAARMARILETHPDVVHVGGTTEALIKRDELLMLGAHADAVHEQARQWVDTREDFAELGVTRLRLRSGAGVDAADLTHTLRGGAGAHRRTSVTPNHVMQGSPDWSGGPFDDPTPTDDLAAPVGEDGTRRVTVGILDTGIDPHPWFAETGWYQACTAADHEALNPAAEHDMESDSGHGTFIAGVILQHAPGTYLRVERVLGADGVTDELEVLRGLARIHARAAADADRLDVLNLSLGCFTFDDRPSPVLADAFARIARHSVVVAAAGNHSSDRPYWPAALKDVVAVAALGEADAAGDYERAGFSNYGWWVDAAAPGEKIASSFLTHGWENGDEFHGYAKWSGTSFAAPFVAGKIAALMSAKDMTARDAINELLASAGTRIPDLGAVVSSAGR; translated from the coding sequence ATGACGGACCACGCAGCGCGGATGGCTCGGATACTGGAGACGCACCCGGATGTCGTCCACGTCGGCGGCACCACTGAGGCGTTGATCAAGCGCGACGAGCTGCTCATGCTCGGCGCGCACGCGGACGCCGTCCACGAGCAGGCGCGGCAGTGGGTCGACACCCGCGAGGACTTCGCCGAGCTGGGTGTCACCCGGCTGCGGCTGCGGTCCGGCGCCGGGGTGGACGCCGCCGACCTGACCCACACGCTGCGGGGCGGGGCCGGCGCGCACCGTCGGACGAGTGTGACGCCCAACCATGTGATGCAGGGCAGCCCGGACTGGTCCGGCGGCCCGTTCGACGACCCGACCCCGACGGACGACCTGGCCGCCCCGGTCGGCGAGGACGGCACCCGGCGCGTCACCGTCGGCATCCTGGACACCGGCATCGACCCGCATCCGTGGTTCGCCGAGACCGGCTGGTACCAGGCCTGCACGGCCGCGGACCACGAGGCCCTGAACCCGGCGGCGGAGCACGACATGGAGTCCGACTCCGGCCACGGCACCTTCATCGCCGGCGTCATCCTGCAGCACGCCCCGGGCACCTATCTGCGGGTGGAGCGGGTCCTGGGCGCCGACGGCGTCACCGACGAGCTGGAGGTGCTCCGCGGACTGGCGCGGATCCACGCCCGGGCCGCCGCCGACGCCGACCGCCTGGACGTCCTGAACCTGTCGCTGGGCTGCTTCACCTTCGACGACCGGCCCTCGCCGGTGCTCGCCGACGCCTTCGCACGCATCGCCCGGCACTCGGTCGTGGTGGCCGCCGCGGGGAACCACTCGTCGGACCGTCCGTACTGGCCGGCCGCGCTGAAGGACGTCGTCGCCGTCGCCGCGCTCGGCGAGGCGGACGCCGCGGGGGACTACGAACGCGCCGGCTTCTCCAACTACGGCTGGTGGGTGGACGCCGCGGCGCCCGGCGAGAAGATCGCCAGCAGCTTCCTGACCCACGGCTGGGAGAACGGGGACGAATTCCACGGCTACGCGAAGTGGAGCGGCACCAGCTTCGCCGCACCCTTCGTCGCCGGTAAGATCGCCGCTTTGATGTCCGCCAAGGACATGACCGCGCGCGACGCCATCAACGAGTTGCTCGCCTCGGCCGGTACCCGGATCCCCGACCTCGGGGCAGTGGTTTCGTCGGCGGGCCGCTGA
- a CDS encoding RNA polymerase sigma factor, which produces MDRSPALLLKAAAAGDTEAWNQIVDDYSRLVWSVARGFRLSAADAADVSQTTWLRLVENLERIQNPDQLAGWLATTTRREALRLLRKAQREVPDSEEAEANVSFFGDSEDDGDPETALVAEQDRSDLWQAFATLSERCRNLLRVVAVTPLESYTAVAEALGMRVGSIGPTRSRCLEHLKRALKALSTVPGTTGP; this is translated from the coding sequence ATGGACCGCTCCCCCGCGCTGCTGCTGAAAGCGGCGGCGGCCGGCGACACCGAGGCGTGGAACCAGATCGTCGACGACTACAGCCGGCTGGTGTGGTCGGTGGCCAGAGGCTTCCGGCTCTCGGCGGCCGACGCCGCCGACGTCAGCCAGACCACCTGGCTGCGCCTGGTGGAGAACCTCGAGCGGATCCAGAACCCGGACCAGCTCGCGGGGTGGCTGGCCACGACGACGCGCCGGGAGGCGCTGCGCCTGCTCCGCAAGGCGCAGCGCGAGGTCCCCGACTCGGAGGAGGCCGAGGCGAACGTCTCCTTCTTCGGCGACTCCGAGGACGACGGCGACCCGGAGACCGCCCTGGTCGCCGAGCAGGATCGCAGTGATCTGTGGCAGGCCTTCGCCACGCTCTCCGAGCGCTGCCGGAACCTGCTGCGGGTGGTCGCGGTGACGCCGCTGGAGAGCTACACGGCCGTCGCCGAGGCCTTGGGCATGCGGGTGGGGTCGATCGGGCCGACCCGCTCGCGCTGCCTGGAGCACCTCAAACGGGCCTTGAAGGCTCTGAGCACCGTGCCGGGGACGACCGGGCCATGA
- a CDS encoding CHAT domain-containing protein, which produces MPSSAADRLTRALEALDSVFAQPATAREAAQAVLDEDDDDEAAAIAWRAVGLASRESGDLARAARTTRRAISVAEKAGVPYRAAQARMTLVVILADRGNTDGALAEAALADSVLTGVDRARLRVNLGLVLGRTGRTAEALAAFDSSQPVLRADGDTQWEALLVNMRGIIHAMQGRYREAAADLLRGEELTTDNGYHLLHAIIQLNLGWVARLTGDVPGALTRLDRAAALYAEHGKGGTNLAVDRADILLAAGLAAEARAIIAGSIAEQEATGYRYNLAEFHLYAARAALADNDPPAAAAAARRARSMFGRQRRGTWADLARHVEVAARFASGERGPALLRVAVEVGDRMAAAKWSVPPLEARLLAGRIAVGIGQREQALSLFEQVAGHRNRGVAEVRVLAWHAQALHALTANRASAAERALHAGLRVHAENNAVLGATDLRAHAAARGEELAKLGLQLALKRGDARAVLRWAETWRAASLRRRPVRPPDDEQLAADLAELRRVVADLATVEAPTTLGSSRSEVSRLNAERLRLEAAIRDRSRYARGTYAPEPPFSPAALAGALGERVLVEFVRLDDDLHAVTVRDGIVRRHRLGSYAAVLKQLDVVRFTMNRMSRRFGSAAMQVAAVQAYDHSRQVLDGLLFGPVRRALDGPGLVADRPLIVVPTGSLHALPWTALPTCAGRAVSVTPSARLWLAAANAAGAGAGGAAGAGAGAGAAAGAGAGAAAGAAAGAVAGAAAGPVATVGPAGSGTIATSATGLGTVLMAGPGLDHAEPEIAALAARYPDAVVLSGAAATATAAARALDGASLAHVATHGRFRADHPLFSSLDAHDGPLYVYDLERLGSTPQTLVLSACESALSGVRPGDELMGLASAVFALGTRTLIASVTPVDDSDTRTLMLALHAALASGRPPAAALAEASAATGIGGFVCFGFGG; this is translated from the coding sequence ATGCCATCTTCCGCCGCCGACCGGCTGACGCGTGCTCTGGAAGCTCTGGACTCGGTGTTCGCCCAGCCGGCGACGGCCCGCGAGGCCGCTCAGGCCGTCCTGGACGAGGACGACGACGACGAGGCCGCCGCCATAGCCTGGCGCGCGGTCGGCCTGGCGAGCCGGGAGAGCGGCGATCTCGCGCGCGCGGCACGGACCACGAGACGCGCCATCTCGGTGGCTGAGAAGGCCGGGGTGCCCTACCGGGCCGCGCAGGCCCGCATGACGCTGGTGGTCATCCTCGCCGACCGGGGGAACACCGACGGCGCCCTGGCCGAGGCGGCGCTGGCGGACAGCGTGCTGACCGGCGTCGACCGCGCGCGGCTGCGGGTCAACCTGGGCCTGGTGCTGGGCCGGACCGGCCGCACCGCCGAGGCGCTGGCCGCCTTCGACAGCAGCCAGCCGGTGCTGCGGGCCGACGGTGACACGCAGTGGGAGGCGCTGCTGGTCAACATGCGCGGCATCATCCACGCCATGCAGGGCCGCTACCGCGAGGCCGCCGCGGACCTGCTGCGCGGCGAGGAGCTCACCACCGACAACGGCTACCACCTGCTGCACGCGATCATCCAGCTGAACCTCGGCTGGGTCGCCCGGCTCACCGGCGACGTCCCGGGGGCGCTGACCCGCCTGGACCGGGCCGCCGCGCTGTACGCCGAGCACGGCAAGGGCGGGACCAATCTGGCGGTCGACCGCGCCGACATCCTGCTGGCGGCGGGCTTGGCCGCGGAGGCCCGCGCCATCATCGCCGGTTCCATCGCGGAGCAGGAGGCCACCGGATACCGCTACAACCTCGCCGAGTTCCACCTCTACGCCGCCCGGGCCGCCCTGGCCGACAACGATCCCCCGGCCGCCGCGGCCGCGGCGCGCCGGGCCCGCAGCATGTTCGGGCGGCAGCGTCGCGGAACGTGGGCGGACCTGGCCCGGCACGTCGAGGTGGCGGCCCGGTTCGCCAGCGGCGAGCGCGGCCCGGCCCTGTTGCGGGTGGCGGTCGAAGTGGGCGACAGGATGGCCGCCGCCAAGTGGTCGGTCCCGCCGCTGGAGGCGCGGCTGCTGGCCGGGCGGATCGCGGTCGGGATCGGGCAGCGCGAGCAGGCCCTGTCACTGTTCGAACAGGTCGCCGGACACCGGAACCGCGGAGTGGCCGAGGTCAGGGTTCTGGCCTGGCACGCGCAGGCGCTGCACGCGCTCACCGCGAACCGCGCCTCGGCCGCCGAACGCGCCCTGCACGCGGGGCTGCGCGTCCACGCCGAGAACAACGCCGTCCTGGGCGCCACCGACCTTCGGGCGCACGCGGCGGCGCGTGGTGAAGAACTGGCGAAACTGGGCTTGCAACTGGCTTTGAAGCGCGGGGACGCGCGGGCGGTGCTGCGCTGGGCCGAGACCTGGCGCGCGGCGTCGCTGCGGCGCCGTCCGGTGCGGCCGCCGGACGACGAGCAGTTGGCCGCCGACCTGGCGGAGCTGCGGCGGGTGGTGGCGGACCTGGCGACGGTGGAGGCGCCGACGACCCTGGGGTCTTCGCGCTCTGAGGTGTCGCGGCTGAACGCCGAGCGGCTGCGGCTGGAGGCGGCGATCCGCGACCGGTCGCGGTACGCGCGCGGCACCTACGCGCCGGAACCGCCGTTCTCCCCCGCCGCGCTGGCCGGCGCGCTCGGGGAGCGGGTGCTGGTGGAGTTCGTGCGGCTGGACGACGACCTGCACGCGGTGACGGTGCGGGACGGGATCGTGCGGCGGCACCGGCTGGGGTCGTACGCGGCGGTGCTGAAGCAGCTGGACGTGGTGCGGTTCACGATGAACCGGATGTCGCGGCGGTTCGGGTCGGCGGCGATGCAGGTGGCCGCGGTGCAGGCCTACGACCACAGCCGGCAGGTGCTGGACGGCCTGCTGTTCGGGCCGGTGCGGCGGGCGCTGGACGGGCCGGGGCTGGTCGCGGACCGGCCGCTGATCGTGGTGCCGACCGGGTCGCTGCACGCGCTGCCGTGGACGGCGCTGCCGACGTGTGCGGGGCGGGCGGTGAGTGTGACGCCTTCGGCGCGACTGTGGCTGGCCGCGGCGAATGCTGCGGGGGCGGGGGCGGGTGGCGCCGCCGGTGCGGGCGCCGGAGCCGGTGCTGCTGCGGGTGCCGGAGCCGGAGCCGCCGCCGGGGCCGCTGCGGGTGCCGTAGCCGGTGCTGCCGCCGGTCCCGTCGCCACGGTCGGCCCCGCCGGCTCCGGCACCATCGCGACCTCGGCGACCGGCCTGGGCACCGTCCTGATGGCCGGCCCGGGCCTGGACCACGCCGAACCGGAGATCGCCGCGCTCGCGGCCCGCTACCCGGACGCGGTCGTCCTGTCCGGAGCCGCGGCCACCGCCACCGCCGCCGCCCGCGCCCTGGACGGCGCCTCGCTGGCGCACGTCGCCACCCACGGCCGGTTCCGCGCCGACCACCCGCTCTTCTCCAGCCTGGACGCCCACGACGGCCCGCTGTACGTCTACGACCTCGAACGCCTCGGCTCGACCCCGCAGACACTGGTCCTGTCAGCGTGCGAATCGGCCCTGTCCGGCGTCCGCCCCGGCGACGAACTGATGGGCCTGGCCTCCGCGGTCTTCGCCCTCGGCACCCGCACCCTGATCGCCAGCGTCACCCCGGTCGACGACTCCGACACCCGCACCCTCATGCTCGCCCTGCACGCCGCCCTGGCATCCGGCCGCCCACCGGCGGCAGCACTGGCCGAGGCGTCAGCGGCGACGGGGATCGGCGGGTTCGTGTGCTTCGGGTTCGGCGGCTGA
- a CDS encoding VOC family protein: MRLDHVSYAVSNSELGSTVNRLGTLLGATFRDGGVHPRFGTRNFVLPLAGGSYVEVVAPLDHPATDSAPFGKAVKARADEGGGWLGWVVGVDDITPWEQRLGRPAAEGHRVRPDGFDLRWKQLGVLDLMADPQLPYFLAWEIAADQRPGAGAVNGIPAFERLEISGDRTQVLSWIGGSPDHDPLEEVKVDWIDAEEPGVLAVHFRCAAGSVRID; the protein is encoded by the coding sequence GTGCGTCTCGATCACGTTTCTTATGCTGTGTCCAACTCCGAGCTCGGCTCCACGGTGAACCGGCTCGGAACGCTGCTCGGCGCGACGTTCCGCGACGGCGGCGTCCACCCGCGCTTCGGCACCCGCAACTTCGTGCTGCCCCTGGCAGGCGGCTCCTACGTGGAGGTCGTGGCCCCGCTGGACCACCCCGCCACCGACTCCGCACCGTTCGGCAAGGCCGTCAAGGCCCGCGCCGACGAGGGCGGCGGCTGGCTCGGCTGGGTGGTGGGCGTCGACGACATCACCCCGTGGGAGCAGCGCCTGGGCCGTCCGGCCGCCGAAGGCCACCGGGTCCGCCCCGACGGCTTCGACCTGCGCTGGAAGCAGCTCGGCGTCCTCGACCTGATGGCCGACCCGCAGCTGCCCTACTTCCTGGCCTGGGAGATCGCCGCCGACCAGCGCCCCGGCGCCGGCGCGGTGAACGGCATCCCGGCCTTCGAACGCCTGGAGATCAGCGGCGACCGCACCCAGGTCCTGTCCTGGATCGGCGGCTCCCCGGACCACGACCCCCTCGAGGAAGTGAAGGTCGACTGGATCGACGCCGAGGAGCCCGGCGTGCTCGCGGTGCACTTCCGCTGCGCGGCCGGGAGCGTGCGGATCGACTGA
- a CDS encoding crotonase/enoyl-CoA hydratase family protein: protein MAGTEHCTVERDGHTLVVTMNRPEAKNALSLPMLVGMADAWVEADADDDVRSIVLTGAGGAFCAGMDLKAMNMAQGSVYADRLKADPDLHWKALLRHYSPRKPLIGAVEGYAVAGGTELIQACDIRVAASSATFGLFEVRRGLFPVAGSTVRLPRQIPYSHAMEMLLTGRPYTAAEARDIGLVGHVVDDGKALDKALEIAALVNAAAPLSVEAVKRSVKETSGMSEADGLAREFEIGWPVFATEDAKEGPRAFAEKREAVWKRR from the coding sequence ATGGCCGGCACCGAGCACTGCACCGTCGAGCGCGACGGCCACACCCTGGTCGTCACCATGAACCGGCCCGAGGCCAAGAACGCGCTCTCGCTCCCGATGCTGGTCGGCATGGCCGACGCGTGGGTGGAGGCGGACGCCGACGACGACGTCCGCTCCATCGTGCTCACCGGCGCCGGGGGAGCGTTCTGCGCCGGGATGGACCTGAAGGCGATGAACATGGCGCAGGGCTCCGTCTACGCCGACCGCCTCAAAGCCGACCCCGACCTGCACTGGAAGGCCCTGCTGCGGCACTACAGCCCGCGCAAGCCGCTGATCGGCGCGGTCGAGGGCTACGCGGTGGCCGGCGGGACCGAGCTGATCCAGGCCTGCGACATCCGGGTCGCGGCGTCCTCGGCCACCTTCGGGCTGTTCGAGGTGCGGCGCGGCCTGTTCCCGGTCGCCGGCTCCACAGTGCGGCTGCCGCGGCAGATCCCCTACAGCCACGCCATGGAGATGCTGCTGACCGGCCGCCCGTACACCGCCGCCGAGGCGCGGGACATCGGGCTGGTCGGGCACGTCGTGGACGACGGCAAGGCGCTGGACAAGGCGCTGGAGATCGCCGCGCTGGTCAACGCCGCCGCGCCGCTGTCGGTGGAGGCGGTGAAGCGCTCGGTGAAGGAGACCTCCGGGATGAGCGAGGCCGACGGGCTGGCCCGGGAGTTCGAGATCGGCTGGCCGGTGTTCGCCACCGAGGACGCCAAGGAGGGGCCGCGCGCGTTCGCCGAGAAGCGCGAGGCGGTCTGGAAGCGGCGATGA